A single window of Aspergillus puulaauensis MK2 DNA, chromosome 5, nearly complete sequence DNA harbors:
- a CDS encoding uncharacterized protein (COG:S;~EggNog:ENOG410PNCW;~InterPro:IPR036864,IPR007219,IPR001138;~PFAM:PF00172,PF04082;~antiSMASH:Cluster_5.10;~go_function: GO:0000981 - DNA-binding transcription factor activity, RNA polymerase II-specific [Evidence IEA];~go_function: GO:0003677 - DNA binding [Evidence IEA];~go_function: GO:0008270 - zinc ion binding [Evidence IEA];~go_process: GO:0006351 - transcription, DNA-templated [Evidence IEA];~go_process: GO:0006355 - regulation of transcription, DNA-templated [Evidence IEA]) translates to MQVDQDSDSGSQVGPPARQSSRSARRHRSKRSRITRRRICLSCQTCRRRKVKCDKVHPICGNCSKIAAACTYDDEPRQNDIRASPAKPGTPIPDALEEDENRNQRNLFPSGQTPDLCAIETQLAKLTSLVEQLQEDRRALRRDAVNPEPVAASTANGEPGPEEPCGAAVSGSGDEFAIPTGLATDPVDPLSGSNVGHLSHAGRGSSRYVGTTYWAYISHELGELNQLLTSQNQTSDSATAGNTVVDTDSSARGQTLRSGIPSEFPGVAPHAFSLRAGSLPLVDDEVQADMLDNVPTKMLSDILYKGFVSGVHPLSPIIHPPIALKLYTDFWTWYGIARYTREPWPEPSFIPLLYAIWFGGSVTISSGTVKSAFSSSRSALSAKYADEVTRWLARISFPHSASLYDLAAYIITQTILSREEEPLRSSLFISLAVRVAQTLGLHRDPSQFNIEPCEREFRRRVWWHIVHMDSVIAMSSGLPPLLSEDTYWDVRETSEVKDTLLSTIQAEQYEHLVSTGQRPPDNPDDPTVCGGPSMVNVYYLSARGKCIMAQSVHRILKIQLGTKPVTRGDMEELRSALHDLQDKLNSIVSRIPTSDNSTNSSALPESESRASAHSCAAALPGDDGSSGCHEQYHSAVLVAFHKWTRILLSLFIDKAFCVAYQPFLRNPQSRIWPYARQSALRHCYAFMEKFIQLAADPDFKPFRWGWPGNHQPMHATMILLIDLYKRPYSPEAPVSRSFIDRILALAGPGEGIVGARDDLPTLRPLGDAGREAWNMIHRLRQKAWQKAGLNPNLPLPALSGQNQSHSDVPETASNLKGQPRSSYSARVSPAMPSTSANMSTARSPRALHAPTSAAADFDFVSSYPDMNTTNPTIPTPIPESCPSSASDPAVSFDWSEWDAIFGHSLPVTDELMGLDPATGLAFANLENDDT, encoded by the exons ATGCAGGTGGACCAAGATTCCGACTCCGGTAGCCAGGTCGGCCCCCCTGCGCGACAATCGTCACGGTCGGCCCGCAGGCATCGCTCCAAGAGGAGCCGCATCACTAGGCGGCGCATCTGCCTCAGCTGCCAAACCTGTCGGCGGCGAAAGGTCAAATGCGACAAG GTGCATCCGATATGCGGGAACTGTTCCAAAATTGCCGCCGCCTGCACCTACGACGACGAACCACGGCAGAATGACATCCGAGCCAGTCCTGCTAAACCGGGAACGCCGATACCAGACgcgctggaggaagatgagaatCGGAACCAGAGAAACCTGTTCCCCTCTGGACAGACGCCAGATCTCTGCGCAATTGAAACCCAGCTAGCCAAACTTACGTCGCTTGTTGAGCAGTTGCAGGAGGATCGCCGTGCTCTGAGACGGGATGCGGTCAACCCCGAACCGGTGGCTGCGTCAACGGCGAATGGTGAACCTGGGCCAGAAGAGCCATGTGGCGCTGCTGTTAGTGGTAGCGGCGACGAATTTGCCATCCCGACCGGTCTCGCCACCGACCCCGTTGATCCACTGAGCGGTTCAAACGTAGGACACTTGAGCCACGCAGGTCGGGGAAGCTCAAG ATACGTCGGCACAACCTACTGGGCCTATATTTCCCACGAACTGGGAGAGCTTAATCAATTGCTTACCAGTCAGAACCAGACCAGTGATTCTGCTACAGCTGGTAATACTGTGGTGGACACTGACAGTAGTGCGCGAGGCCAGACTCTGCGCTCTGGAATCCCTTCGGAATTCCCTGGCGTTGCTCCACACGCTTTCTCTCTCCGAGCGGggtccttgcccttggtAGATGATGAGGTTCAGGCGGATATGCTTGACAATGTCCCAACAAAAATGCTAAGTGACATCCTCTACAAGGGGTTTGTGTCCGGCGTTCATCCCCTGAGCCCGATCATCCATCCTCCAATCGCCCTGAAACTTTATACTGATTTCTGGACCTGGTATGGCATTGCTCGATATACCAGAGAGCCATGGCCAGAACCATCATTCATCCCTCTTTTATACGCCATTTGGTTTGGAGGATCGGTCACGATTTCGTCAGGCACTGTCAAATCTGCGTTCTCATCTTCACGATCAGCGCTCTCGGCAAAATATGCTGACGAAGTCACTCGTTGGTTGGCCAGGATATCTTTCCCCCACAGCGCCTCACTTTATGACTTGGCTGCGTATATTATCACCCAGACAATTCTATCACGCGAGGAAGAGCCCTTGAGGAGTAGCTTGTTCATTAGTCTTGCAGTAAGAGTGGCTCAGACCTTGGGGCTGCATCGAGATCCCTCACAGTTCAACATTGAACCATGTGAACGGGAATTCCGACGGCGAGTGTGGTGGCATATCGTACATATGGACTCTGTGATTGCCATGTCTAGTGGACTCCCGCCGCTGCTTAGTGAGGACACGTACTGGGATGTCCGTGAGACCAGCGAGGTCAAGGACACTTTGTTAAGTACTATTCAAGCTGAACAGTATGAACACTTGGTCTCCACCGGCCAACGACCGCCCGATAATCCGGATGATCCGACTGTCTGCGGTGGGCCATCGATGGTGAATGTGTACTACTTGTCTGCAAGAGGCAAATGTATAATGGCGC AGTCCGTTCACCGGATACTGAAGATTCAGCTCGGAACGAAGCCCGTCACCAGGGGGGATATGGAGGAACTTCGCTCCGCGCTTCATGATCTCCAGGATAAACTCAATTCTATTGTCAGCAGGATTCCTACAAGCGACAATTCCACGAATTCATCAGCACTACCCGAGTCTGAATCGAGAGCGTCGGCTCATTCCTGCGCGGCAGCCCTTCCGGGTGATGACGGCTCATCAGGCTGCCACGAACAATATCATTCAGCGGTTCTCGTCGCCTTTCACAAATGGACTCGGATCCTTTTATCATTGTTCATTGATAAG GCATTTTGCGTCGCGTACCAGCCGTTTCTCCGGAATCCGCAGAGTCGAATCTGGCCATATGCGCGACAGTC TGCACTGCGACATTGTTATGCCTTCATGGAGAAGTTCATCCAATTAGCAGCAGACCCTGATTTTAAGCCGTTCCGTTGGGGCTGGCCTGG AAATCATCAGCCTATGCATGCAACGAT GATTCTTCTTATCGACCTTTACAAACGACCCTACAGCCCCGAAGCGCCAGTATCGCGATCGTTTATTGATCGAATTCTAGCACTCGCTGGACCGGGCGAAGGGATTGTCGGTGCCCGCGATGATCTCCCCACCCTTCGCCCATTAGGCGATGCAGGCCGCGAGGCCTGGAACATGATCCATCGCCTCCGCCAAAAGGCCTGGCAGAAGGCTGGTCTTAATCCCAATTTACCTCTGCCTGCCTTATCTGGCCAAAATCAAAGCCACAGTGACGTCCCCGAGACAGCTAGTAACCTCAAAGGACAGCCACGTTCCAGCTACTCTGCACGCGTCTCGCCAGCAATGCCTTCTACTTCGGCCAACATGTCTACCGCTCGTAGTCCTCGTGCATTGCACGCCCCGACCAGCGCAGCAGCCGACTTTGATTTTGTTTCATCGTACCCTGACATGAACACAACTAATCCAACAATACCAACGCCCATCCCCGAGTCTTGCCCCAGTTCCGCAAGTGACCCAGCCGTCTCCTTTGACTGGAGTGAATGGGACGCTATTTTCGGCCATTCCCTCCCGGTTACAGATGAACTGATGGGTCTTGATCCTGCTACGGGACTAGCATTCGCCAACCTGGAGAATGACGACACGTGA
- a CDS encoding uncharacterized protein (COG:S;~EggNog:ENOG410PPV5) → MAALHQTPRLQVDFSWKKFKCLITDTSNPDADPVYIVDWQAVKAPHLIFKRPADDVTIGTGTLHAVKINADYEVAGRKGTLAAQKRFKTLYTHQSYALSDTDEPVTLTWTSDSGFTTWDFVCVDERQRPVAKYSAKIWGIKKIGYIEFMDDRELTDAARDELVVTGMTLFYCMWLRVNNIFSLFGAVFHRTGKSQSGQEDVKKDS, encoded by the coding sequence ATGGCAGCCCTCCACCAGACACCCCGCCTGCAGGTTGATTTCTCCTGGAAAAAGTTCAAATGCCTCATCACGGACACCAGCAATCCCGATGCGGACCCTGTCTACATTGTAGACTGGCAAGCTGTCAAGGCTCCGCATCTGATTTTCAAACGCCCAGCAGACGACGTCACAATCGGTACGGGCACCCTGCACGCAGTCAAGATCAACGCAGACTATGAGGTCGCCGGCCGAAAAGGTACTTTGGCCGCGCAGAAGCGATTCAAGACCCTGTATACACACCAGTCATATGCCCTGTCCGACACCGACGAGCCAGTCACCCTGACCTGGACCAGTGACAGCGGCTTCACGACCTGGGACTTTGTCTGCGTCGACGAGCGACAGCGACCGGTGGCCAAGTACTCGGCCAAGATCTGGGGCATCAAGAAGATCGGCTACATCGAGTTTATGGACGATCGCGAACTGACCGATGCGGCGCGCGACGAGCTTGTTGTCACAGGAATGACTCTGTTCTACTGCATGTGGCTGCGGGTGAACAacatcttctctctctttgGCGCCGTTTTCCATCGTACGGGCAAGAGTCAGTCGGGGCAAGAGGACGTGAAGAAAGACAGTTAG
- a CDS encoding zinc-binding alcohol dehydrogenase family protein (COG:Q;~EggNog:ENOG410PPEM;~InterPro:IPR013154,IPR013149,IPR036291,IPR011032, IPR020843;~PFAM:PF00107,PF08240;~go_function: GO:0016491 - oxidoreductase activity [Evidence IEA];~go_process: GO:0055114 - oxidation-reduction process [Evidence IEA]), producing MAPPSTFKAALLQEGSSQHTITERSLGALGDDEVQIKITATAINPVDWKIRDTGFFLKSFPAVLGSDAAGEIAAVGSKVSNFVVGERVFFQGIVGNYDASTFQQYCKVPAVLVGKTPDSISDDQAAGISLATIAAVTGLYDKTGHGLAPPPWSDGGDRAGNGKAIVVLGGSSSVGQYVIQLARLSSYSHIVTNASLTHEEHLKKLGAHVVLDRKQAAPQDYITAANGLPIDFVFDSISLSETQALGVDILHAANTKSSVVTVLGADADAQSRGASKEPKVEVRQIMGLGSKPELRYLSEPLFDRLGGRDGWLASGQFVPNRPVVVDGGLDSIDKALDKNKAGVSGEKVVIHP from the coding sequence ATGGCTCCTCCGTCAACCTTCAAAGCtgctctcctgcaggagggAAGCAGCCAGCACACCATCACAGAGCGCTCACTGGGCGCcctcggcgacgacgaggtGCAGATCAAGATCACCGCAACTGCCATCAACCCGGTCGACTGGAAGATCAGAGACACCGGCTTCTTCCTAAAGTCTTTCCCTGCGGTGCTGGGGAGCGACGCTGCTGGCGAAATCGCGGCCGTGGGTTCCAAGGTGTCCAACTTCGTGGTGGGCGAACGCGTCTTCTTCCAGGGCATCGTCGGCAACTACGATGCCAGCACTTTCCAGCAGTATTGCAAGGTGCCAGCAGTTCTTGTGGGTAAGACGCCCGATTCCATCAGTGATGACCAGGCAGCGGGAATCAGTCTTGCGACTATTGCTGCTGTGACAGGTCTCTACGACAAGACGGGCCACGGCcttgcgccgccgccgtggagcGATGGCGGTGACCGTGCTGGGAATGGAAAGGCCATTGTCGTCCTTGGTGGAAGCTCATCAGTTGGCCAGTATGTGATCCAGCTTGCCCGGCTGTCAAGCTACTCGCACATCGTGACCAACGCGAGCCTGACGCACGAGGAGCACTTGAAGAAACTGGGAGCACACGTTGTCTTGGATCGAAAGCAGGCGGCCCCGCAGGACTATATCACCGCGGCGAATGGGTTACCTATCGACTTTGTATTTGATAGTATCTCACTGTCTGAGACTCAGGCGCTGGGAGTCGACATTCTCCATGCCGCCAACACGAAGAGTAGCGTCGTGACCGTACTCGGGGCCGATGCAGATGCCCAATCTCGCGGTGCATCAAAGGAGCCCAAGGTTGAAGTGCGACAGATCATGGGCCTGGGTAGCAAGCCGGAGCTGCGGTACTTGAGCGAACCTCTCTTTGACCGTTTAGGTGGCCGcgatggctggctggcgtcAGGGCAGTTCGTTCCCAACCGGccagtggtggtggacggTGGTTTAGATAGCATTGACAAGGCACTAGATAAGAACAAGGCTGGCGTTTCCGGTGAGAAGGTCGTGATTCACCCATGA
- a CDS encoding cytochrome P450 (COG:Q;~EggNog:ENOG410PJ01;~InterPro:IPR001128,IPR017972,IPR002401,IPR036396;~PFAM:PF00067;~go_function: GO:0005506 - iron ion binding [Evidence IEA];~go_function: GO:0016705 - oxidoreductase activity, acting on paired donors, with incorporation or reduction of molecular oxygen [Evidence IEA];~go_function: GO:0020037 - heme binding [Evidence IEA];~go_process: GO:0055114 - oxidation-reduction process [Evidence IEA]) — MLLQSAADAVSQHHVVVIAASILLGIAAKCLYELCLNPLARFPGPKYAAVSRIANLYHNSKGDHNDWISELHDIYGSTVRVAPNELSYSNPEAWKEIYGHAIGGTKPTEKDARFYGPSFNGSTDIIRASGPDHARFRRNFSHAFSEKALREQEPLICHYVNMLTDKLSNLARESPEAPVELVRLYNLTTFDIMGDLTFGEPLDLLVGTGDDGWVSAIFLSMKTNSLRRLGRYYPWTVLLVKRLIPKGLIEKAISHYKACQERVDRRIDPARNFQKPDIWGIVMRQKEELRLSHAEMYANSQVFMVAGTETTATALSGLTYHLLMNPNKMDKIVGEIRGAFKQDSDINLGSLMRMQYLNACIEEGLRMYPPVPVGLPRVVPKGGISVCGEHIPGKTAVSVNQWATYRDPANFKRANEFIPERWISDEFSTDNKAALQPFSFGPRNCLGKNLAYSELRIILAKVLYNFDLSLVPESVGWDKQKVFLLWEKRKLMVRLKERAKAV; from the exons ATGCTGCTACAGTCTGCAGCAGACGCTGTTTCCCAGCACCATGTTGTTGTGATTGCTGCCTCA ATCCTACTGGGTATCGCAGCCAAGTGTCTCTATGAGCTGTGTCTAAACCCTCTTGCCAGATTCCCCGGCCCTAAATATGCAGCCGTGAGCCGAATCGCAAACCTATACCACAACTCCAAGGGGGACCACAATGACTGGATCAGCGAGCTCCATGATATCTACGGCAGCACCGTTCGTGTGGCTCCCAATGAGCTGAGCTATTCAAATCCCGAGGCATGGAAAGAAATTTACGGCCATGCAATCGGCGGTACGAAGCCAACAGAAAAGGATGCTCGGTTCTACGGGCCCTCATTCAACGGCTCTACAGATATCATCCGTGCTTCTGGCCCTGACCATGCGCGTTTCCGCCGCAACTTCTCTCATGCATTTTCTGAAAAGGCTCTCCGTGAGCAAGAGCCATTGATTTGCCATTACGTCAACATGCTAACTGATAAACTCTCCAATCTGGCGCGTGAAAGTCCGGAAGCCCCCGTTGAGCTCGTTCGCCTATACAACCTCACAACCTTTGACATCATGGGTGACCTGACCTTCGGCGAGCCTCTGGACTTACTGGTCGGAaccggcgatgatggatgggtATCTGCCATATTTCTGAGCATGAAGACAAATTCCCTGCGTCGACTTGGCCGTTACTATCCCTGGACTGTACTATTGGTCAAGAGACTCATCCCAAAGGGCCTGATCGAGAAGGCCATCTCGCATTACAAGGCGTGCCAGGAGCGCGTAGATAGACGTATTGACCCAGCGCGGAACTTCCAAAAGCCCGATATTTGGGGCATTGTGATGCGACAGAAGGAGGAGCTTCGACTGAGCCACGCTGAGATGTATGCAAATTCTCAGGTGTTTATGGTTGCTGGCACCGAAACAACGGCCACTGCGCTCAGCGGCTTGACATATCATCTTCTCATGAATCCGAACAAAATGGACAAGATAGTTGGCGAAATCCGAGGCGCGTTCAAGCAGGACTCGGACATCAACCTTGGATCTCTTATGCGGATGCAATACTTGAATGCGTGTATCGAGGAAGGGCTCCGCATGTATCCTCCAGTGCCGGTGGGACTGCCGCGAGTTGTTCCCAAGGGAGGGATTTCTGTTTGTGGGGAGCATATCCCTGGCAAG ACAGCAGTATCAGTCAACCAGTGGGCGACATATCGAGACCCTGCCAACTTCAAGCGAGCAAATGAGTTTATCCCCGAGCGATGGATCAGTGACGAATTTTCCACTGACAACAAGGCCGCCCTTCAGCCATTCTCGTTTGGGCCGAGAAACTGCCTTGGGAAGAA CCTGGCGTACAGCGAACTGCGCATTATACTGGCGAAAGTGCTGTATAACTTCGATCTTAGCCTTGTTCCGGAGTCCGTAGGCTGGGATAAACAGAAGGTCTTCTTACTATGGGAGAAGCGCAAGTTGATGGTTCGTCTGAAGGAGCGGGCGAAGGCTGTATAG
- a CDS encoding uncharacterized protein (COG:S;~EggNog:ENOG410PV3N), producing the protein MAQGGIQLSLEIEGATACQLLHYFTRLSPDQQKELLKPRAFNKWLYNSLDIQKASTARVLAVIRHDTFRYIILDLCETDYGKKFFTWSLLERIVNSKLDHIWVREIKKFLNFGHTIFQHHINDIVSDDWVKILELKPEDWNS; encoded by the exons ATGGCACAAGGTGGAATCCAGTTATCTCTTGAGATAGAGGGTGCTACAGCATGTCAGTTGCTGCATTATTTTACCAGACTCTCCCCTGATCAGCAGAAGGAATTGCTGAAACCCAGGGCATTTAATAAGTGGCTCTATAATTCTCTGGATATTCAGAAGGCAAGCACGGCACGTGTATTAGCGGTAATCCGGCATGATACCTTCcgatatattatattagatttatgtgAAACAGACTATggcaagaaattctttacctGGTCTCTTCTTGAACGGATTGTAAATTCTAAACTGGACCAT atatgggttcgcgagattaagaaatttctcAACTTCGGCCATACTATTTTCCAACATCATATTAATGATATTGTATCTGatgactgggttaagatactagaactcaagccagaagactggaatagtTAA
- a CDS encoding uncharacterized protein (SECRETED:SignalP(1-19)), whose translation MHFVSISTLAVALASSALAANAKFDVTPVEEGVQGIIKSNDGETCLDNYGAQSKTGECGVFHSVGKGGLWSPKGFLAFNGENITIASGQPEYTWEGVELPSQIGTTVYGLAVYKDGEIVEGPGWSPVLGKTFSSPREDFVTEHLMFYQSPDGIYW comes from the exons ATGCATTTCGTCAGCATCTCTACTCTTGCCGTCGCCTTGGCCTCCTCCGCTCTGGCTGCAAACGCTAAGTTCGACGTCAcaccggtggaggagggcgtCCAGGGAATCATCAAGTCCAACGACGGCGAGACCTGCCTCGACAACTATGGAGCACAGAGTAAGACCGGGGAGTGTGGCGTGTTCCACTCCGTCGGAAAGGGTGGCCTCTGGTCGCCGAAGGGATTCCTGGCCTTCAACGGCGAAAACATCACTATCGCATCCGGGCAGCCGGAGTATACCTGGGAGGGTGTTGAGCTTCCGTCTCAG ATCGGGACTACTGTGTATGGCCTCGCGGTGTATAAGGACGGGGAGATTGTCGAGGGACCTGGCTGGAGCCCGGTACTTGGGAAGACCTTTTCCAGTCCCAGGGAGGATTTTGTTACCGAACACCTGATGTTTTACCAAAGCCCTGATGGCATATACTGGTAA
- a CDS encoding uncharacterized protein (COG:S;~EggNog:ENOG410PWEJ;~TransMembrane:7 (o12-31i43-62o82-105i117-139o159-180i192-216o236-262i);~antiSMASH:Cluster_5.10): MAVKVTPGQLEAGTITVLVLAWTFTILRFVARRLRRVGLGTDDYLLIASLVRIVFAMIRHGMGRDTGPDLSAHDELMVKQLLYVFEIFYVIDLLLIKLSILFMYRRIFTDVSRFFRVGARICGGIVVAWALAFVPAATFQCTPVSKAWDSDKEGHCIDLRVGFICVAIPNILTDIAILVLPVHVCWNLAGRVLYRLSICGIFLLGAFVIGVSIYRFTLLFLYSPENVPGTIAPSTIWSVIECAVAIICACLPNLMPLVRLVWSSCHCSRQSHDRELPDPPEHRNDGTVALNKKHGVNGSMASVNVAGSGAGSNDSAARGMVSVEQVFV; this comes from the exons ATGGCAGTCAAGGTCACGCCCGGCCAACTGGAGGCCGGTACCATAACGGTCCTTGTGCTCGCGTGGACCTTCACTATCCTGCGGTTCGTTGCCCGTCGCCTACGCAGGGTCGGTCTCGGGACAGATGACTATCTTCTCATTGCCAGCCTGGTAA GAATTGTATTTGCCA TGATCCGTCATGGGATGGGCCGTGATACCGGTCCTGATCTCTCTGCGCATGATGAGCTGATGGTGAAACAA CTACTCTACGTCTTTGAAATATTTTATGTGATCGACCTGCTGCTCATCAAGCTCTCGATCCTGTTCATGTACCGGCGCATCTTTACAGACGTATCGCGTTTCTTCCGGGTGGGCGCACGAATATGCGGCGGTATCGTGGTGGCATGGGCGCTGGCCTTTGTACCGGCGGCAACCTTTCAATGCACGCCGGTGTCCAAGGCCTGGGATTCCGACAAAGAAGGGCATTGTATTGATCTGCGCGTGGGATTTATTTGTGTAGCGATACCAAATATCCTGACAgatatcgccatcctcgTGTTGCCCGTGCATGTCTGTTGGAACCTTGCCGGGAGGGTACTGTACCGACTTTCTATCTGTGGTATCTTCCTACTGGGTGCATT CGTAATCGGCGTGAGCATCTATCGATTTACGCTCCTGTTCCTGTACTCGCCCGAGAATGTGCCCG GAACAATCGCGCCATCGACAATCTGGTCTGTTATCGAATGCGCAGTGGCCATTATCTGCGCTTGCCTGCCAAACCTGATGCCTCTCGTGCGGCTGGTTTGGTCTAGTTGCCACTGTAGTCGGCAGTCGCACGACAGGGAGTTGCCTGACCCCCCAGAGCACCGCAACGACGGAACTGTGGCATTGAACAAGAAACATGGTGTCAATGGCTCGATGGCCAGCGTGAATGTGGCAGGGAGTGGCGCGGGGAGCAATGACAGCGCAGCACGGGGAATGGTGTCCGTAGAGCAGGTATTTGTGTAA